Proteins encoded by one window of Mesorhizobium sp. INR15:
- a CDS encoding AIM24 family protein yields the protein MPDLPELMPTQVSDETFGGVTYHIAGELVPVLSVDVTRMPVYFEHHILLWKHSTITIALKSLKGALKRMMAGMQIFVTEASGAGIIAFSRDGPGHIVPIHLRRGEEVQVREHQFLAATGNVDYTFERVRGLATMLFGQSGFFIDRFRGDAGDGIVWLHGYGNVFEKTLAAGETIDIEPGGWLFKDVSVKMETKIDRLSSGFFGANMNFIVNRFTGPGRVGIQSMYLHMPTEE from the coding sequence ATGCCTGACTTGCCGGAACTAATGCCGACGCAGGTGTCGGACGAAACCTTTGGCGGTGTCACCTATCACATAGCGGGCGAACTGGTGCCTGTCTTGTCCGTCGATGTGACACGGATGCCGGTCTATTTCGAACACCACATCCTGCTGTGGAAGCACTCGACCATCACCATTGCCCTGAAGTCGCTGAAGGGTGCGTTGAAGCGAATGATGGCCGGAATGCAGATCTTCGTCACCGAGGCCTCGGGGGCGGGTATCATTGCGTTCAGCCGCGACGGTCCAGGCCATATCGTGCCGATCCATCTCAGGCGCGGCGAAGAGGTTCAGGTGCGCGAACACCAGTTCCTCGCGGCAACCGGCAATGTCGATTACACGTTCGAGCGTGTGCGTGGCCTAGCGACGATGCTGTTCGGCCAAAGCGGCTTCTTCATCGATCGCTTTCGCGGCGATGCCGGCGACGGCATTGTCTGGCTGCACGGCTACGGCAATGTCTTCGAAAAGACGCTCGCCGCCGGAGAGACCATCGACATCGAGCCTGGTGGCTGGCTGTTCAAGGATGTGTCGGTCAAGATGGAGACGAAGATCGATCGTCTTTCCAGCGGCTTCTTCGGCGCCAATATGAATTTCATCGTCAATCGCTTCACCGGGCCGGGCCGGGTGGGCATCCAGTCGATGTATCTGCACATGCCAACAGAGGAATAG
- a CDS encoding transglutaminase-like cysteine peptidase yields the protein MKKTRGKLLLVAMAMQLSAWGSAYAAGPAYMHTGGRTTQPVGHYEFCQRIPGECSEKTPKGAPVELTRKLWATIVNINNSVNTRIKPRTDMENYGVEEYWAYPDNGYGDCEDYALEKRRELMDAGVPAGNLLMTVARQPNGDGHAVLTVRTSLGEFILDNLETKVLSWTDTDYTYLKRQSDQNSGVWVTINDGRSDAVASVR from the coding sequence ATGAAGAAAACGAGGGGCAAGCTGTTGCTGGTGGCAATGGCGATGCAGCTTTCCGCCTGGGGATCAGCATATGCCGCGGGACCGGCCTATATGCATACCGGCGGCCGTACAACGCAGCCTGTTGGCCATTATGAATTCTGCCAGCGTATTCCTGGCGAATGCAGCGAAAAGACGCCCAAAGGCGCGCCGGTCGAACTGACCCGCAAACTGTGGGCGACGATTGTCAACATCAACAATTCGGTCAACACACGCATCAAGCCGCGCACCGACATGGAAAACTACGGTGTCGAGGAATATTGGGCCTATCCCGACAACGGCTATGGCGATTGCGAGGACTACGCGCTGGAAAAGCGCCGCGAGTTGATGGATGCCGGGGTTCCGGCGGGCAATCTCTTGATGACGGTTGCGCGCCAGCCGAATGGCGACGGCCACGCCGTGCTGACCGTGCGCACCAGCCTCGGGGAATTCATCCTCGACAACCTTGAAACCAAGGTCCTGTCCTGGACAGACACCGACTACACGTATCTCAAGCGCCAGTCGGACCAGAATTCCGGCGTCTGGGTGACGATCAACGACGGCCGCTCCGACGCGGTCGCCAGCGTCCGCTAA
- a CDS encoding rhomboid family intramembrane serine protease — translation MSEPVSPSEIEPIEDVPEQRREPVFNLPLVVLAVIVACVVVHLLREYVLTQAQQLTVLYDGAFIPVLYTGQYGFDWFLFSRPFTYAFLHGGFAHLAINMVWLAAFGSPLANRLGTFWFAVFFAVTGLASVVLFWAVHPYGEAPLVGASGAISGMMGAAARFGFRTDRSSGKAAFSGPMLPISMVLRSRGVMTFLAVWMVINLVTGLVGFAPGVAGQIAWEAHIGGFVAGFFGLHWFDRRWQRTDSRER, via the coding sequence ATGAGTGAACCGGTAAGCCCCTCGGAAATCGAGCCGATCGAGGATGTGCCCGAGCAGCGTCGTGAACCGGTGTTCAACCTGCCGCTGGTGGTGTTGGCGGTGATCGTTGCCTGCGTCGTCGTTCATCTGCTGCGGGAATACGTGCTGACCCAAGCCCAGCAGCTGACCGTGCTATACGACGGAGCCTTCATTCCTGTTCTCTATACCGGCCAATACGGCTTCGACTGGTTTCTGTTTTCTCGACCCTTCACCTATGCCTTTCTGCATGGCGGCTTTGCCCATCTCGCCATCAACATGGTCTGGCTCGCCGCCTTTGGCTCGCCGCTGGCCAACCGCCTCGGCACATTCTGGTTCGCGGTGTTCTTTGCCGTCACCGGTCTGGCATCGGTGGTGCTTTTCTGGGCCGTGCATCCCTACGGCGAAGCGCCGCTCGTTGGCGCCTCGGGCGCGATTTCCGGCATGATGGGCGCTGCGGCGCGCTTTGGCTTCCGCACCGATCGTTCGTCGGGCAAGGCTGCTTTCAGCGGCCCAATGCTGCCGATCTCCATGGTCCTGCGCTCGCGTGGCGTGATGACATTCCTGGCTGTGTGGATGGTGATCAACCTCGTCACCGGCCTCGTTGGCTTCGCGCCAGGGGTTGCCGGCCAGATCGCCTGGGAAGCCCATATCGGCGGCTTTGTCGCCGGCTTCTTCGGCTTGCACTGGTTTGACCGGCGTTGGCAGCGGACAGACAGCCGCGAGCGCTGA
- a CDS encoding GNAT family N-acetyltransferase → MFVRTAGERDLVAIRALLVETWHATYDAIYGVEKVTEITSEWHSVAALKARLARPSTEFLVADDGKRIGGIAFAEAVDGGEVLVLRQLYVLPDMQGRGIGGMLLDEVIESFPEAHTIRLEVEEKNTRAIAFYQANGFVRAGRVDDHGGTGIPALIYERVLAA, encoded by the coding sequence ATGTTCGTCCGCACCGCCGGAGAACGTGATCTTGTCGCCATCCGGGCGCTGCTGGTCGAGACGTGGCACGCAACCTACGACGCCATATACGGCGTCGAGAAGGTCACGGAAATTACCAGTGAATGGCACTCGGTTGCGGCGCTGAAGGCGAGGCTGGCGCGGCCAAGTACCGAGTTTCTCGTCGCTGATGACGGCAAGCGCATTGGCGGCATAGCCTTTGCCGAAGCCGTCGATGGCGGCGAGGTGCTTGTGCTGAGGCAGCTCTATGTTCTGCCCGACATGCAGGGCCGGGGCATCGGCGGCATGCTGCTCGATGAGGTCATCGAAAGTTTTCCTGAAGCCCACACCATTCGGCTCGAAGTCGAGGAAAAGAACACGCGCGCTATCGCCTTCTACCAGGCGAACGGCTTCGTTCGGGCCGGCAGGGTTGACGATCACGGCGGGACCGGCATTCCTGCGCTGATCTACGAACGAGTGCTTGCGGCCTGA
- a CDS encoding DUF3126 family protein — MKPDEIRKLDAYFKRVFQNPKLEVKARPRKEDSAEVYVGDEFLGLVFKDEDDGDYNFSMAILDIDLA, encoded by the coding sequence TTGAAGCCGGACGAAATCAGAAAGCTGGACGCCTATTTCAAGCGCGTCTTCCAGAATCCCAAGCTCGAGGTGAAGGCGCGGCCGCGCAAGGAAGACTCGGCCGAGGTCTATGTCGGCGACGAATTCCTCGGCCTTGTTTTCAAGGACGAGGACGACGGCGACTACAATTTCTCGATGGCGATCCTCGACATCGACCTGGCCTGA
- the panC gene encoding pantoate--beta-alanine ligase — translation MSQPIVVESVAALRAQVRDWRRDGLSIAMVPTMGALHEGHISLVRVALEKADRCVVSIFVNPAQFAPAEDLDKYPRQLARDLDLLAEAKANLAFTPTVGDMYPAGFATRISVGGPSSGLESDFRPTFFDGVATVVAKLLLQATPDRAIFGEKDYQQLCVVRQLCRDLDLPVDIIGAPTVRDRHGLAMSSRNAYLSETELKIARQFNVILRETAVALADGADQAVATAAASRALATAGFDKIDYVEARESLTLAPWRRDRDGRLLAAAWLGKTRLIDNMEISST, via the coding sequence ATGAGCCAGCCCATCGTCGTCGAAAGCGTTGCCGCTCTTCGTGCGCAAGTCCGCGACTGGCGGCGCGATGGTCTCAGCATCGCCATGGTGCCAACCATGGGCGCGCTGCACGAAGGCCACATCTCCCTGGTCAGGGTCGCGCTTGAGAAGGCCGATCGCTGTGTTGTCTCGATCTTCGTCAATCCGGCGCAGTTCGCACCAGCCGAAGACCTCGACAAATATCCGCGCCAACTCGCCCGCGACCTCGATCTGCTGGCCGAGGCCAAAGCCAATCTCGCTTTCACACCGACGGTCGGTGACATGTATCCGGCCGGCTTTGCCACCAGGATTTCGGTCGGTGGCCCCTCATCCGGGCTGGAATCGGATTTTCGTCCGACTTTCTTCGATGGTGTCGCCACGGTCGTGGCAAAGCTCTTGCTGCAGGCAACGCCCGACCGGGCGATCTTTGGCGAAAAGGACTATCAGCAGCTTTGTGTCGTCAGGCAGCTTTGCCGGGATCTTGACTTGCCGGTGGACATCATCGGGGCGCCGACCGTACGCGACCGCCATGGTCTCGCGATGTCATCGCGCAACGCCTATCTCAGCGAGACCGAACTCAAGATCGCACGCCAGTTCAATGTGATCCTGCGTGAAACTGCCGTGGCACTTGCTGACGGCGCTGATCAGGCTGTCGCGACCGCTGCCGCGAGCCGGGCTCTCGCCACCGCTGGCTTCGACAAGATCGACTATGTCGAGGCGCGTGAAAGCCTGACGCTCGCGCCGTGGCGCAGGGATCGTGACGGACGCCTGCTTGCCGCAGCCTGGCTCGGCAAAACCAGGCTGATCGACAATATGGAGATATCCTCCACCTAG
- a CDS encoding YjhX family toxin, with the protein MEQRILHLLAQGGYIEIEKNEKKRIASVKCLTRDGWHYPGVDLELLRKLKRKKAVSSSGGGAYRITRRGLELVRSELDNR; encoded by the coding sequence GTGGAACAGCGCATTCTGCACCTGCTCGCGCAGGGCGGGTACATCGAAATCGAAAAGAATGAAAAGAAGCGGATCGCCTCCGTCAAATGCCTCACCCGCGACGGCTGGCATTATCCGGGCGTCGATCTCGAACTGCTCCGAAAGCTGAAGCGGAAGAAGGCGGTTTCATCGTCGGGTGGCGGTGCCTACCGCATTACCCGGCGCGGGCTCGAGCTCGTCCGTTCAGAACTCGACAACAGATGA
- a CDS encoding CBS domain-containing protein — MTVKAILEKKGHDVLTLGPNEKLSEAIRILAEHKIGALVITNGDRKIVGILSERDIVRVVAKEGGAALDIAVRSAMTPKVKICNENHTVNEVMEIMTRGRFRHLPVEKDGLLDGIVSIGDVVKRRIEDVEREADEIRAYIATA, encoded by the coding sequence ATGACGGTTAAGGCAATTCTCGAGAAAAAAGGCCATGACGTGTTGACGCTCGGGCCGAACGAAAAGCTTAGCGAAGCCATTCGCATCCTTGCCGAACACAAGATCGGTGCACTGGTGATCACCAATGGCGATCGCAAGATCGTCGGCATCCTTTCCGAGCGCGACATTGTGCGGGTTGTCGCCAAGGAAGGCGGAGCGGCACTCGACATCGCGGTGCGCTCGGCAATGACGCCGAAGGTGAAAATCTGCAATGAAAACCACACGGTCAACGAGGTCATGGAGATCATGACCCGGGGCCGCTTCCGCCATCTGCCGGTGGAAAAGGACGGCCTGCTCGACGGCATCGTCTCCATCGGTGACGTCGTCAAGCGCCGCATCGAGGATGTCGAGCGCGAGGCCGATGAGATCAGGGCCTATATCGCAACGGCCTGA
- the gatB gene encoding Asp-tRNA(Asn)/Glu-tRNA(Gln) amidotransferase subunit GatB, which translates to MSLIDTRTPDAKRLISGATGDWEIIIGLEVHAQITSVAKLFSGASTAFGAAPNANVSLVDAAMPGMLPVINEECVKQAIRTGLGLKAQINHKSVFDRKNYFYPDLPQGYQISQFKQPIVGEGTVIISVGPDRQGEFEDIEVGIERLHLEQDAGKSIHDQHPTMSYVDLNRSGVALMEIVSKPDMRSGDEAKTYVTKLRTIMRYLGTCDGNMDEGSLRADVNVSVRRPGGEFGTRCEIKNMNSIRFIGQAIDFEARRQIAILEDGGKIDQETRLYDAVKGETRSMRSKEEAHDYRYFPDPDLLPLEFDQAYVEALAKDLPELPDDKKARLISSLGLSTYDAAILVSEKAIADYFEKVAAGRDGKLAANWVINDFLGALNKAGKDIENAPLSPDQLGAVIDLIKDGTISGKIAKDLFEIVWNEGGDPRVLVESRGMKQVTDTGAIEKAVDEVIAANPDKVEQARAKPTMAGWFVGQVMKATGGKANPQAVNDLVKAKLGIE; encoded by the coding sequence ATGTCCCTTATCGACACCCGCACACCCGACGCCAAACGCCTGATCTCCGGCGCCACCGGCGACTGGGAGATCATCATTGGTCTCGAGGTCCACGCGCAGATCACCTCGGTGGCGAAGCTGTTTTCCGGAGCCTCGACGGCTTTCGGCGCCGCGCCCAACGCCAATGTCAGCCTTGTCGACGCGGCGATGCCGGGCATGTTGCCGGTCATCAACGAAGAGTGCGTCAAGCAGGCGATCCGTACCGGCCTCGGGCTGAAGGCACAGATCAATCACAAGTCGGTTTTCGACCGGAAGAACTATTTCTATCCGGACCTGCCGCAGGGCTACCAGATATCGCAGTTCAAGCAGCCGATTGTCGGTGAAGGCACCGTCATCATCTCGGTTGGTCCTGATCGCCAGGGCGAGTTCGAGGACATCGAAGTCGGTATCGAGCGCCTGCATCTGGAGCAGGACGCCGGCAAGTCGATCCACGACCAGCACCCGACCATGTCCTATGTCGACCTCAACCGCTCCGGCGTGGCGCTGATGGAGATCGTGTCGAAACCCGACATGCGCTCCGGCGATGAGGCCAAGACCTACGTCACCAAGCTGCGCACCATCATGCGTTATCTCGGTACCTGTGACGGCAACATGGACGAAGGCTCGCTGCGCGCCGACGTCAACGTCTCGGTCCGGCGGCCCGGCGGCGAGTTCGGCACCCGTTGCGAGATCAAGAACATGAACTCGATCCGCTTCATCGGCCAGGCCATCGACTTCGAGGCGCGCCGCCAGATCGCCATCCTGGAGGACGGCGGCAAGATCGACCAGGAAACGCGGCTGTACGATGCCGTCAAGGGCGAGACGCGCTCGATGCGCTCGAAGGAAGAGGCGCACGACTATCGCTATTTCCCCGATCCCGATCTCTTGCCGCTCGAATTCGACCAAGCCTATGTCGAAGCGTTGGCGAAAGACCTGCCGGAACTGCCGGACGACAAGAAGGCGCGGCTGATCTCCTCGCTCGGCCTGTCGACCTATGACGCCGCGATCCTGGTGTCGGAAAAGGCGATCGCGGACTATTTCGAGAAGGTCGCCGCCGGACGCGACGGCAAGCTAGCCGCCAACTGGGTCATCAACGATTTCCTCGGTGCTTTGAACAAGGCCGGCAAGGATATTGAAAACGCTCCACTTTCACCCGATCAGCTTGGCGCGGTCATTGATCTGATCAAGGATGGCACCATTTCCGGCAAGATCGCCAAGGATCTGTTCGAGATCGTCTGGAACGAGGGTGGTGACCCGCGCGTACTGGTCGAAAGCCGCGGTATGAAGCAGGTCACCGACACCGGCGCCATCGAGAAGGCGGTTGACGAGGTGATCGCGGCCAATCCTGACAAGGTCGAGCAGGCGCGCGCCAAGCCGACAATGGCCGGTTGGTTCGTTGGCCAGGTGATGAAGGCGACCGGGGGCAAGGCCAACCCACAGGCCGTCAACGATCTCGTCAAGGCCAAGCTCGGGATCGAGTAG
- a CDS encoding DUF6949 family protein, translating into MSPLELTAYAFVVGLTVCGLAGSAMELISGRKIAFVEPYVSPSHILRSLAATACAGPFMLFNDALDARRTGRISTLALMSCCCTAIAWSLALGVVVLAIASWASRLLGSDFPA; encoded by the coding sequence ATGAGCCCGCTGGAACTCACCGCCTACGCTTTTGTGGTTGGCTTGACCGTGTGCGGTCTGGCCGGATCGGCGATGGAACTGATTTCGGGACGGAAAATTGCTTTCGTCGAGCCCTATGTGTCGCCGTCGCATATCCTGCGTTCGCTGGCCGCGACGGCCTGCGCTGGGCCTTTCATGCTCTTCAACGACGCCTTGGACGCCAGGCGCACCGGCCGCATTTCGACACTGGCGCTGATGTCTTGCTGCTGCACGGCAATCGCCTGGTCGCTGGCGTTGGGTGTTGTCGTACTCGCCATTGCGTCCTGGGCGTCTCGGCTTCTAGGGTCCGACTTTCCTGCCTGA
- a CDS encoding gamma carbonic anhydrase family protein has protein sequence MPLYAIDGKQPSFAEAGSNWIAPDATLIGDVRIGRNAGFWFGVVIRGDNEPIVIGADTNVQEHTVMHTDPDFPLTIGEGCTIGHRALLHGCTIGDNSLIGMGAIVLNGARIGKNSLVGAGALVTEGKEFPDNSLIVGSPAKAIRVLDDAAVARLRSSAAHYVANGKRFKAGLKTV, from the coding sequence ATGCCGCTCTATGCGATCGATGGAAAGCAACCGAGCTTCGCGGAGGCGGGCAGCAACTGGATCGCGCCCGATGCGACGCTCATCGGCGATGTGCGGATCGGTCGCAATGCTGGTTTCTGGTTCGGTGTCGTCATTCGCGGCGACAACGAACCCATCGTCATCGGTGCTGACACCAATGTGCAGGAACACACGGTCATGCACACCGACCCAGACTTTCCGCTGACCATCGGCGAAGGCTGCACGATCGGTCACCGCGCGCTGCTGCATGGCTGCACGATCGGCGACAACAGCCTGATCGGCATGGGCGCCATCGTTCTGAACGGCGCCAGGATCGGCAAGAACTCATTGGTCGGCGCCGGTGCGCTGGTCACCGAAGGCAAGGAATTTCCCGACAATTCGCTGATCGTCGGCTCGCCGGCCAAGGCAATCAGGGTGCTGGACGATGCAGCGGTCGCCAGGTTGCGTAGCTCAGCCGCGCACTATGTCGCCAACGGCAAGCGTTTCAAGGCAGGGCTTAAAACAGTCTGA
- a CDS encoding DUF2155 domain-containing protein → MSVFGRISMGGLAATAAVLAFSTTAFAAATAPTAPTTSERITNPVAEFAGIDKITGRIITFDVYVDETVQFGALQVTPRVCYSRPQTEEPKTDSFVEVDEITLDRKIRRIFTGWMFAESPGLNAVEHAVYDVWLKACKQKSDVPAPTSAKADTAKPKPAAAPEATAPDTTEPAEPDATNTN, encoded by the coding sequence ATGAGCGTTTTCGGCCGAATCTCGATGGGCGGACTGGCAGCCACGGCTGCTGTTCTTGCGTTCAGCACAACGGCGTTCGCCGCGGCCACGGCACCGACCGCGCCCACGACCTCCGAACGCATCACCAACCCTGTCGCGGAATTCGCCGGCATCGACAAGATCACCGGCCGGATCATCACCTTTGATGTCTATGTCGACGAGACTGTGCAGTTCGGTGCTTTGCAAGTGACGCCGCGCGTCTGCTATTCGCGGCCGCAGACGGAAGAGCCGAAGACCGATTCCTTTGTCGAGGTCGATGAGATCACGCTCGACAGAAAGATCCGCCGCATCTTCACCGGCTGGATGTTTGCCGAAAGCCCGGGCCTCAACGCTGTCGAGCACGCCGTTTATGACGTCTGGCTCAAGGCCTGCAAGCAGAAGTCGGATGTGCCTGCACCCACCTCGGCCAAAGCCGACACCGCCAAGCCGAAACCCGCGGCTGCTCCTGAGGCGACTGCTCCCGATACAACCGAGCCCGCCGAGCCGGATGCGACCAACACCAACTGA
- a CDS encoding PilZ domain-containing protein produces MRSAAVDYAPSRAERRNFQRVRVKIYGRFMLEDRTEHPCQVVDMSPGNVAFRTERIGMPGEKVIAYIDHIGRIEGVITRTLQDGFAMTVIASDRKKDKLAAQLTWLANKHELDLPEDRRHERVAPRNPTSVLQLTDGRQYQCRIIDLSLSGAAIEIDVKPAIGIQVMLGTMRGQIVRHFEDGVAVEFAVIQRPETLDSEFNTPRA; encoded by the coding sequence ATGAGGTCAGCGGCGGTCGACTACGCGCCGTCCCGAGCTGAAAGGCGTAACTTTCAGCGCGTCCGGGTTAAGATTTACGGACGCTTCATGCTGGAAGACCGCACCGAGCATCCGTGCCAGGTTGTCGACATGTCACCGGGCAACGTTGCGTTTCGCACCGAGCGCATCGGCATGCCGGGCGAAAAGGTCATCGCCTATATCGATCATATCGGCCGCATCGAAGGCGTGATCACCCGCACCCTGCAGGACGGCTTTGCGATGACAGTCATCGCGTCCGATCGCAAGAAGGACAAGCTCGCCGCGCAGTTGACCTGGCTTGCCAACAAGCACGAGCTTGATCTGCCGGAAGATCGCCGCCATGAACGCGTGGCCCCACGCAATCCAACCAGCGTGCTGCAGCTTACGGACGGGCGCCAGTATCAATGCCGCATCATCGATCTGTCGCTTTCAGGAGCGGCGATCGAGATCGACGTCAAGCCGGCGATCGGCATCCAGGTGATGCTCGGTACAATGCGCGGGCAGATCGTGCGTCACTTCGAGGACGGTGTTGCCGTCGAATTCGCGGTCATCCAGCGCCCCGAAACGCTCGACTCCGAGTTCAATACACCGCGCGCCTGA
- a CDS encoding PAS domain-containing protein, whose protein sequence is MNQNGSITLFQYWNRLRDGRPAPKRSEVEPADIKSLLADTFILERDTRGQAVFRLAGTRLCASYGRELKGFSFPSLWREKDQRLVSRLIHGVFEQKSVVLITYEGFSRNGRSNRFELLALPLDGGVENPRCLGVISAVEKPFWLGADPITDALIDTIRIIDPEKEPMLLKSRPAIAVPSLVPSDLEGPETISALGKARRIRHLVVFDGGREE, encoded by the coding sequence ATGAACCAGAACGGATCAATCACGCTGTTCCAATATTGGAACCGCCTGCGTGATGGGCGCCCTGCCCCGAAGCGTTCGGAGGTAGAGCCTGCCGATATCAAGTCGCTGCTGGCCGACACATTCATCCTGGAACGGGACACGCGCGGACAGGCGGTGTTTCGCCTGGCCGGCACCCGGCTGTGCGCGTCTTACGGCCGCGAGCTCAAGGGGTTTTCGTTTCCCTCGCTTTGGCGCGAGAAGGACCAGCGGCTTGTCTCCCGCCTGATCCACGGCGTCTTCGAACAGAAGTCGGTGGTGCTCATCACCTATGAAGGGTTCAGCCGCAACGGGCGTTCCAACAGGTTCGAACTTCTGGCCCTGCCGCTTGACGGCGGTGTCGAAAATCCGCGTTGCCTCGGTGTCATCAGCGCCGTCGAGAAGCCTTTCTGGCTGGGCGCGGATCCGATCACCGATGCCTTGATCGACACCATCCGCATCATCGATCCGGAAAAGGAACCAATGCTCCTGAAAAGCCGACCGGCAATCGCCGTTCCGTCGCTTGTTCCTTCGGATCTCGAGGGACCCGAAACGATCTCGGCGCTCGGCAAAGCACGCCGAATCCGTCACCTCGTGGTATTTGACGGCGGGCGTGAAGAATAA
- the panB gene encoding 3-methyl-2-oxobutanoate hydroxymethyltransferase, with protein sequence MAPELSATDARISVDAIRDRKGGVPIVCLTAYTYPIARLLDEHVDLLLVGDSVAMVLHGYKTTLGASLEMMIAHGQAVMRGSARACVVIDMPAGTYEDSATQAVASARRIVDETGCQAVKLEGGVDVAAQIAAIVAAGIPVMGHIGLQPQSVESEGGYKIKGRTEENVAALFRDATAVEQAGAFSVVIEGTVENVAADITRHISIPTVGIGASGDCDGQVLVTDDMIGLTVDRVPKFVKQYADLRSVISGAAKDYAAEVRDRTFPGPGHVFTATSGKDKA encoded by the coding sequence TTGGCCCCAGAGTTGTCCGCCACAGACGCACGGATCAGTGTCGACGCCATTCGCGATCGCAAGGGCGGCGTGCCGATCGTTTGCCTCACGGCCTATACATATCCGATCGCCCGCCTGCTCGACGAACATGTCGACCTGCTGCTGGTCGGAGACAGTGTCGCCATGGTCCTGCATGGCTACAAGACGACACTCGGCGCTTCGCTCGAAATGATGATCGCCCATGGCCAGGCGGTGATGCGCGGCTCGGCCAGGGCCTGTGTCGTCATCGACATGCCCGCCGGCACATATGAAGACTCTGCGACGCAAGCCGTCGCCTCGGCGCGGCGTATCGTCGATGAAACCGGCTGCCAGGCGGTAAAGCTTGAGGGCGGCGTCGACGTTGCCGCGCAGATAGCGGCGATCGTCGCCGCAGGCATTCCAGTCATGGGACATATCGGCCTGCAGCCGCAATCCGTGGAAAGCGAAGGTGGCTACAAGATCAAGGGCCGGACCGAGGAGAACGTTGCGGCGCTGTTTCGCGATGCAACCGCTGTCGAACAGGCTGGTGCGTTTTCGGTGGTCATCGAGGGCACGGTCGAAAATGTCGCCGCTGACATCACCCGGCACATCTCCATTCCGACCGTCGGCATTGGCGCCAGCGGCGACTGCGACGGCCAGGTTCTGGTCACCGACGACATGATCGGCCTGACCGTCGACCGCGTACCCAAATTCGTCAAGCAATATGCCGATCTGCGCAGCGTGATCTCCGGCGCCGCCAAAGACTATGCAGCGGAGGTGCGAGACCGGACATTCCCCGGCCCTGGCCACGTCTTCACGGCGACATCTGGCAAGGACAAGGCATGA
- a CDS encoding NADH:ubiquinone oxidoreductase subunit NDUFA12 — protein MKTFLLQFFTWWNSQTLGTRLHTWRHGKRVGQDDVGNVYYEGGVDSEGRTRRWVIYKNYSEASMIPPGWHGWMHHRVDTAPPSDDYRPRDWQKPHEPNLTGSPAAYRPKGSVLTNQHRPQVTGDYDAWTPGS, from the coding sequence ATGAAGACTTTCCTTCTGCAGTTTTTCACCTGGTGGAACAGCCAGACGCTGGGAACGCGCCTCCATACCTGGCGGCACGGCAAAAGGGTGGGGCAGGACGACGTCGGCAACGTCTACTATGAGGGCGGTGTCGATTCAGAAGGCCGTACCCGCCGCTGGGTGATCTACAAGAATTACTCGGAAGCCTCGATGATTCCCCCAGGCTGGCATGGCTGGATGCATCACCGCGTCGATACCGCACCGCCGAGCGATGATTACCGCCCGCGCGACTGGCAAAAGCCGCATGAACCGAACCTGACGGGCAGCCCTGCGGCCTATCGTCCGAAGGGCTCCGTGCTGACCAATCAGCATCGTCCGCAGGTGACCGGCGATTATGACGCCTGGACGCCGGGCTCTTGA